Within Micromonospora parathelypteridis, the genomic segment TCGACCTGTTCCGCGGCGCCGACCGGGACAAGCTGGATCAGGCCGTCGCGATCGAGCTGCTGATCGTCGCCGCCGGCGCCCGGGGTGACCTCGGGCAGAAGGACGCCGCGGTGGCGATGCTCCAGGTCCCGGACCTGACCAGTGAGGCCACCGTGCCGTGGACGGCCCGGCTGCGTTACGCCTACGCCGACGCACTCCTGGCGGTGGGCCGGCGCGAGGAGGCCCGCGAGTGGTTCTCCCGCGCCGCCGACGTGGACACCGAGGGCGAGACCGACGCCGCCGAGCGGCTGCTGGAACTCGACGGCGTGGTCATCGAGGGTGACGACGAGGACGAGGCCGCCGAGGAGATGGCCGCAGGCCCGGGCGTACCCGGCGCGGTGCCGGTTCGACCGGACGCTGACTTGGCGGACGACGAAGACGACGCCGATGACGAAGACGACGACGAAGACGAAGACGACGACGACGACGGCGAAGACGACGAAGACGACGAAGACGACGAAGACGACGACGACGACGACGAAGACGACGACGAAGACCGCGAGGACGAGGACTTCGACGACGACGAGGAGGACGACGCGGTCGGCCGTCCGAACGACGACGAGGGCTTCGACGACGAGGACGAGGATCGTCACGCGGACCAGGGCGGCAACGCGGACGCGGACAGCAGCGCGGAGAGCAGCGTGACGTCCGGCGACGCGGTGAGCGCCGACGGGACCGTGCCGGCCCGGGACGACGAGTCGGGGTCGACGCAGCGGTGAACGCGGGCGCGGGGGATCGGCTGGTCGACGGGTACACCCTGGTCGTCTTCGACCTGGACGGGGTGATCTACCTGATCGACCGGCCGATCGCCGGCGCCGTCGAGGCGGTGGCCCGACTGCACGCCGAGGGGCGGGCGGTGGCGTACGCCACGAACAACGCGTCCCGGCGGTCCAGCGAGGTCGCCGACCTGCTGACGGGGATGGGTGTGCCGGCCCGGCCGGAGGAGGTGCTCACCTCCGCCGCCGCCTCGGCCGAGCTGCTCCGTGACCGGCTGCCCGCTGGCGCGCCGGTGCTGGTGGTCGGCGCGGAGGCGCTGCGCGCGGAACTGCGCGCGGTCGGCCTGACCCCGGTCACCAAGGCCGACGAGAACCCGGCCGCGGTGGTGCAGGGGTACGGCCCGCAGGTCGGCTGGGCCGAGTTGGCCGAAGCGTCGGTCGCGGTACGGGCCGGTGCGCTCTGGATCGCCACCAACACCGACCGGACCCTGCCCAGCGGGCGGGGACCGTTGCCGGGTAACGGTTCGCTGGTGGCGGTGCTGCGTACGGCGCTGGAGCGGGATCCTGACGTGGTGGTCGGCAAACCGGAGCCGGCGCTGTTCGAGACCGCCGCTCGGCGCAGTGGTGGTGGCGGGAGCCTGGTGGTGGGCGACCGGCTGGACACCGACATCGAGGGTGCCCGCCGTGCCGGACTGGACAGTCTGCTCGTGCTCACCGGTGTCAGCGGCGTACCGGATCTGTTGGCGGCCGGGCCGCAGCGGCGGCCCACGTACGTCGCGAGGGACCTGGCGGGGCTCTTCGACCCGGCTGCCGCCGTGCGTGTCCCGGGCCCGGCGAACGCTGGCGGCTGGTCCGTGACCGACCGTGACGGCATCCTCGAGCTGGCGGGGTCGGGTCGGCCGTTGGACGCGCTGGCCGCGCTCTGCGGGGCGGCCTGGTCGGCGGCGGAGCCGGCGCTGCCGAAGATCCGCCCGATGGGCGCGGACGCGGCCCACGCTCTGGAGAGCTTCGGTCTGGCTGCTGCCGCGTGAGCCGGGTCAACTGACCCGGCGTTCGTCAGAGCAGCTTGCGCAACTTCAGCAGGTCGAACGGGTTCGCCTTGATCGACACCCGGCGGGAGGTCACCGCTCCGGTGACGTCCAAGTCGCCGCGGACCAGGGCGAGCAGGTCATCGCTGGACGTGCTCAGCGCGATCTTGGCCTTGGGGTCGTCGCCGTCGGTCAACTCGACCAGCCGACCGCCGGTGATCCGGCCGTGGAAGGCAGTGTCCAGGTCGGTGATGCGGCAGGCCAGCGTCCGGTCCAGGTCGATCCGCTCGCGCACCGTCTCGGCGTTGTGATCAAGCCGGGCGGCCAGGTCCTGCAATGCCTGCCGGCACTCGTCCACGCTGGCCACGTCTCCCCCTCGTTGATCGCCACGCCGTCCTCGGCACCGTACCGCACAGGACAGTCCGGGGTGCCCGGTAGCGTGACACCTGCACACCTCGCCCCGTGGAAGGACTCAGGCATGCAGGACGCGTGGCGCGCCTACCTCGAGCTGGCCATGGGCCTTGCGGAGGCGCCGCGGAAGAAGGCCCAGGACGTGGCACGTCGTCTCGTCGGCTCCGGCGGCGCGACCGCCGCCCAACTTCAGGCCCTCGGCGAGGAGCTGGTGACCACCGGCGCCGCCAACCGGGAGGCGTTGACCAAGCTGGTCCGCTTCGAGGTCGACCGGGCTCTCGGTGCGGTCGGTCTGGCCACCGCCGACGAGGTGGCCGAGCTGACCCGGCGGGTGCACGACCTGGAACGGCAGCTCCGCGAGGCACGCGCCGCTGAGCCGGCGAGCGCGTCGACCGCCGCTGGGCCGGCCCACGCGCCGACCACCGCCGAGCCGGCCCACGCGCCGGCCGTCGGCCCGACGGAGCAGGCCGACCCGACCGCCGCCGCACAGCCCGGCGATGCTCTGGTGTCGTCCGATGGTTCGGCGGGTGCCCCGGTGGCCAAGAAGGCCGTCGCGAAGAAAGCCGTGGCGAAGAAGGCGGTCGCCAAGAAGGCCATCGTGAAGAAGCCGCCGGCGACGATCAGCCGGACCGACGACGAGGCCCCGACCCCGGCGGCCATGCCCGCCAAGAAGGCGGTCCGCAAGCAGCGGCCGGACGACGCCGAATGAGCCGCCCCGGTCCGCCCGGTGGGTCGTTCCCAGCCCGGCCGGGCCCGCCGGCTGGTGGGTCGTTCGCCGCCCGGCCCGGCCCTCCGGCCGGTGCCCGGCCCGGGCCGCTGCCGGACGTCGGGGACGACGAGGCGCGGCACCCGGCCGTGGACGCCGCCGTGCACGCCATGGCCAACGCGGCGACGTTGGCGCCGGCCGACCAGATCGCGCAGTACGAGGCGGCCTACGAGACGCTGCGGGAAACCCTCGCCACCATCGACCAGACCTGAGCGGGACGACCAGGCCTGAGCAGACCGGAGAACCACCCATGGCACGTCGTAACCGGCTGGACGCCGAACTCGTCCGCCGCGGTCTGGCCCGCTCCCGGGAGCAGGCTGCCGCGTTGGTGGAGGCCGGCCGGGTCAAGCTGCGCGGGGTTACCGCCCGCAAGGCCGCCGCGATGGTCGATCCCGCCGATCCGCTGCTGGTGACCGGCGCGGACCCGACCGAGGAGTACGTCTCCCGGGGCGGGCACAAGCTCGCGGGCGCGCTGGCCGCGTTCGGGCCCGGTGGGCTGAGCGTGGCCGGGCGGCGCTGCCTGGACGCCGGCGCGTCGACCGGTGGCTTCACCGACGTGCTGCTGCGCGCCGACGCCGCCGAGGTGGTGGCCGTCGACGTGGGCTACGGGCAGCTCGCCTGGTCGCTGCGTACGGACGAGCGGGTCCGCGTCCTGGAACGCACGAATGTCCGTACGCTCGATGTCGACGTCATCGGTGGCCCGGTCGACCTGACGGTGGCCGATCTGTCGTTCATCTCGCTGCGGCTGGTGCTGCCGGCGCTGGCTGCCTGCACTCGCATCGACGGTGACCTGGCGTTGATGGTGAAGCCGCAGTTCGAGGTCGGCAAGGACCGGGTGGGCTCCGGTGGTGTGGTCCGCGATCCGGAGCTGCGTGCCGAGGCGGTGCTGGACGTGGCGGCGGCGGCCGCGCAGCTCGGCCTGGGGTTGGCCGACGTGGCGGCCAGCCCGCTGCCTGGGCCGAGCGGCAACGTGGAGTTCTTCGTATGGTTGCGCCGGGGCGCACCAGCGGCCGACCCGGAGCGGGTGCGGGCGGTGGTGGCGGCCGGGCCGGAGGGCCCGACCATGACCGGTGACGGGCCGGGTGGCCCGACCATGGCCGGTGACGTGCCGGACGTGGCGGCGGAGGAGGTCGCAGGGTGAACGCGTGTAGCGAGGGCGCCGCAATGGCCCGTGGAGGGACACGCGGCCGTGCGGGGGCGACGGTGACGGTGGTGCCACGCCGCCCGGTCCCGGACGGGCGGGTGGCCCGATGAGCCGGACCGCGCTGCTGGTGACCCACACGGGCCGTCGGCGCAGCACCGAGCACGCCCGGTCGGTCGCCGCCGACCTGATCGCCGCGGGTTTCGAGGTGCGGGTGGTCGCCGATGAGGCCGACGACCTCGATCTGCCCGGGGTGGTGCCGGTCGCCGGCCCGCAGGCCGCCGAGGGCGCCGAGATCGTCTTCGCGCTCGGTGGGGACGGCACCTTCCTGCGCGCCGCCGAGCTGGCCCGACCGGCGAAGGCGCCGCTGCTCGGCATCAACCTCGGCAAGGTGGGCTTCCTGGCCGAGGCGGAGATCGACGACCTGGACACGGCGGTGCGTGACGTCGTCGGCCGCAACTACACCGTCCACGAGCGGCTCACCCTGGACGTCACCGCCGAGTTCGACGGTGGGCCCACCATCGAGTCGTGGGCGCTGAACGAGATCAGCATCGAGAAGGGCGAGCGGGCGCAGATGCTCGAGCTGCTCGTCGACGTGGACGGGCGGCCCCTGTCCCGTTACGGCTGCGACGGTGTCGTCTGCGCCACCCCGACCGGCTCCACCGCGTACGCGTTCTCCGGTGGCGGTCCGGTGGTCTGGCCGGAGGTGGAGGCGCTGCTGCTGGTGCCGATCAGCGCGCACGCGTTGTTCAGCCGCCCGCTGGTCACCGCCCCGACGTCGACCTTCGTGATCACCGTCGACCCGTTCACCACCCTGGCCGTGCTCTCCTGCGACGGGCGGCGGGTCTACGACCTCCCACCCGGTGCTCGGGTGACGGTGCGTCGGGGTGCGCTGCCGGTGCGCATCGTGCGGCTGCGGGCCCGCCCGTTCACCGACCGGCTGGTCGCCAAGTTCGACCTTCCCGTGCACGGGTGGCGCGGCAGCCGCCGGTGACCGTGTCACACACCGTCGGTGGACGTCAGTTGTCCACCTGACGACATGTCGCCGCTGCGGCGGCTGACGACTAGTGACCTGGCGACGGGCTCCGTCGCAGACTCCGATCGGCCCTCATCTACGGATGGCGGGCCTGGAGGAGTAGAGGAGCGCATCGCATGCACTGGTCCCCCCGCTGGCTCGCCGTCGGCGCGGTCGGCGCGTTGGTGGTCGGCCTCGCCGCACCGGCGTCCGCTGACCCGCCCACCCGGCCCACCGACCCGCACTCGGGCACGCCCGCTTCGGGCGTCGCGCCCGTCCGCATCACCCTGATCACCGGCGACCAGGTCGAGCTGGCGCAGGCCGCGCCCGGCCGGGTCACCGCCAGCGTCCGGCCCGGCCCGGGTCGGGACCGGATCACCTTCCAGACCGTGGAGGTCGACGGCGGGTTGCGGGTGCTGCCCAGCGACGTCATGCCGTACCTGTCCACGGGGGTCCTCGACCCGAACCTGTTCGACGTGCAGGAGTTGGCCGCCGACGGGTACGGCGACGCCGCGCAGGGCGCGTTGC encodes:
- a CDS encoding HAD-IIA family hydrolase, translated to MNAGAGDRLVDGYTLVVFDLDGVIYLIDRPIAGAVEAVARLHAEGRAVAYATNNASRRSSEVADLLTGMGVPARPEEVLTSAAASAELLRDRLPAGAPVLVVGAEALRAELRAVGLTPVTKADENPAAVVQGYGPQVGWAELAEASVAVRAGALWIATNTDRTLPSGRGPLPGNGSLVAVLRTALERDPDVVVGKPEPALFETAARRSGGGGSLVVGDRLDTDIEGARRAGLDSLLVLTGVSGVPDLLAAGPQRRPTYVARDLAGLFDPAAAVRVPGPANAGGWSVTDRDGILELAGSGRPLDALAALCGAAWSAAEPALPKIRPMGADAAHALESFGLAAAA
- a CDS encoding SCP2 sterol-binding domain-containing protein translates to MASVDECRQALQDLAARLDHNAETVRERIDLDRTLACRITDLDTAFHGRITGGRLVELTDGDDPKAKIALSTSSDDLLALVRGDLDVTGAVTSRRVSIKANPFDLLKLRKLL
- a CDS encoding phasin family protein, giving the protein MQDAWRAYLELAMGLAEAPRKKAQDVARRLVGSGGATAAQLQALGEELVTTGAANREALTKLVRFEVDRALGAVGLATADEVAELTRRVHDLERQLREARAAEPASASTAAGPAHAPTTAEPAHAPAVGPTEQADPTAAAQPGDALVSSDGSAGAPVAKKAVAKKAVAKKAVAKKAIVKKPPATISRTDDEAPTPAAMPAKKAVRKQRPDDAE
- a CDS encoding TlyA family RNA methyltransferase → MARRNRLDAELVRRGLARSREQAAALVEAGRVKLRGVTARKAAAMVDPADPLLVTGADPTEEYVSRGGHKLAGALAAFGPGGLSVAGRRCLDAGASTGGFTDVLLRADAAEVVAVDVGYGQLAWSLRTDERVRVLERTNVRTLDVDVIGGPVDLTVADLSFISLRLVLPALAACTRIDGDLALMVKPQFEVGKDRVGSGGVVRDPELRAEAVLDVAAAAAQLGLGLADVAASPLPGPSGNVEFFVWLRRGAPAADPERVRAVVAAGPEGPTMTGDGPGGPTMAGDVPDVAAEEVAG
- a CDS encoding NAD kinase, encoding MSRTALLVTHTGRRRSTEHARSVAADLIAAGFEVRVVADEADDLDLPGVVPVAGPQAAEGAEIVFALGGDGTFLRAAELARPAKAPLLGINLGKVGFLAEAEIDDLDTAVRDVVGRNYTVHERLTLDVTAEFDGGPTIESWALNEISIEKGERAQMLELLVDVDGRPLSRYGCDGVVCATPTGSTAYAFSGGGPVVWPEVEALLLVPISAHALFSRPLVTAPTSTFVITVDPFTTLAVLSCDGRRVYDLPPGARVTVRRGALPVRIVRLRARPFTDRLVAKFDLPVHGWRGSRR